A stretch of the Corynebacterium maris DSM 45190 genome encodes the following:
- the rpsI gene encoding 30S ribosomal protein S9, with product MTEPNNNENLENTSVEAEDNVASAEDIAAAAAATEDFGYTIGDALTTESEDDVEDAAPVVHEGPIQTVGRRKRAIARIVLKAGSGEIKVNGRDLEDYFPNKLHQQDIKLPLTLLEREGQFDIDANISGGGPTGQSGALRLAIARALNVYNPADRQDLKKAGYLTRDARAVERKKAGLHGARRAPQYSKR from the coding sequence ATGACCGAGCCGAACAACAACGAGAACCTCGAAAACACCTCCGTCGAGGCCGAGGACAACGTCGCTTCCGCTGAGGACATCGCCGCCGCTGCCGCCGCCACCGAGGACTTCGGCTACACCATCGGCGACGCGCTGACCACCGAGTCCGAGGACGACGTCGAAGACGCCGCCCCGGTCGTCCACGAGGGTCCGATCCAGACCGTCGGCCGTCGTAAGCGCGCCATCGCCCGCATCGTGCTCAAGGCCGGCTCCGGCGAAATCAAGGTCAACGGCCGTGACCTGGAGGACTACTTCCCGAACAAGCTGCACCAGCAGGACATCAAGCTCCCGCTGACCCTGCTTGAGCGCGAAGGCCAGTTCGACATCGACGCCAACATCAGCGGCGGCGGCCCGACCGGCCAGTCCGGCGCTCTGCGCCTGGCCATCGCCCGCGCGCTGAACGTCTACAACCCGGCAGACCGCCAGGACCTGAAGAAGGCCGGCTACCTGACCCGTGACGCCCGCGCCGTCGAGCGTAAGAAGGCAGGCCTGCACGGTGCACGTCGTGCGCCGCAGTACTCCAAGCGTTAA
- a CDS encoding beta-glucosidase family protein has protein sequence MATADRPWMDATKTPRERAELVVEAMTLEQKVDQLGGAMSTINPYDMDLTDPDTDLNQLEVWRHADPVEELGVPRLNITNGPVGVGMGDGTPSPPATALPATLGLAASFDIDLAYRYGERMGIETKALGQHLLEAPGMGLTRVATGGRNFEYFSEDPYLSGVMGVEVTKGIQTQDVIAEPKHFALNDSEHQRFRYDVHVDENVMRELYLLPFEMTVKDAQPGALMSSYQRLGGTYASENYWLLTHVLRDQWGFEGYVQSDFWAVRSTAQSLNAGLDHEMPDHNWMNMDNIQHALDQRILETKTIDRALVRRYTQMFRFGMFDEDRPATGLDERAGGIFAREAAREVIVLLKNERRLLPLDPARAGTILIVGIDDFANHICNCGGGSSQVIPTYEVPPAEGMRDVLAEQGADNEVEVFTVADDMSNLDEAEAAAAAADTVVIMAGLVTTESVDQEDMNLPKNQNQLIERLAEANDRTVVVLKDGDPVLMPWLDKVHTLLEAFNQGQEDGHAVADVLLGNHNPSAKLPISYPASEDDTCYAHNPSRYPGVDEGAGYPVMRYSEGLEMGYRWHQSQNITPLFEFGYGLSYTTFELDDLRVEPTDLTSGVNASGTLDITVDVTNTGDQPGAEVVQVYAEIPVKGQPPRRLIGFDKVHVSTGATVEARITVDLGSSSHPLGVWDANEQAFVVRPGTYTLHVGTSSGNTPLTASGEIEG, from the coding sequence ATGGCCACCGCAGACCGCCCCTGGATGGACGCCACCAAGACGCCCCGCGAGCGCGCCGAGCTCGTGGTCGAGGCGATGACCCTCGAGCAGAAGGTCGATCAACTCGGTGGCGCGATGAGCACCATCAACCCTTATGACATGGATCTGACGGACCCGGACACCGACCTCAACCAACTGGAGGTCTGGCGCCACGCCGACCCGGTCGAGGAACTCGGCGTCCCGCGCCTGAACATCACCAACGGCCCCGTCGGCGTCGGCATGGGCGACGGCACCCCGTCGCCGCCGGCCACCGCGCTGCCCGCCACCCTGGGGCTGGCCGCGTCCTTCGACATTGACCTGGCCTACCGCTACGGCGAACGGATGGGCATAGAAACCAAGGCGCTGGGCCAGCACCTGCTCGAGGCCCCCGGCATGGGCCTGACGCGGGTGGCCACCGGCGGCAGGAACTTCGAGTACTTCTCCGAAGACCCGTACCTCTCCGGCGTGATGGGCGTGGAGGTGACCAAGGGCATCCAGACCCAAGACGTCATCGCCGAGCCCAAGCACTTCGCGCTCAACGACTCGGAGCACCAGCGCTTCCGCTACGACGTCCACGTCGACGAAAACGTCATGCGCGAGCTGTACCTGCTGCCCTTCGAAATGACCGTCAAGGACGCTCAACCGGGCGCGCTGATGAGTTCCTACCAGCGGCTGGGCGGCACCTACGCCTCCGAGAATTACTGGCTGCTCACGCACGTGTTGCGCGATCAGTGGGGTTTCGAGGGCTACGTGCAGTCCGATTTCTGGGCGGTGCGCTCCACCGCGCAGTCGCTGAACGCCGGCCTCGACCACGAGATGCCGGACCACAACTGGATGAACATGGACAACATTCAGCACGCCCTGGACCAGCGCATCCTGGAGACGAAGACCATCGACCGGGCGCTGGTACGTCGATACACGCAGATGTTTCGCTTCGGCATGTTCGACGAAGACCGCCCGGCCACTGGCCTCGACGAGCGGGCCGGGGGAATCTTCGCCCGGGAAGCCGCCCGCGAAGTCATCGTGCTGCTCAAAAACGAACGGCGCCTCCTGCCGCTGGACCCTGCCCGCGCCGGCACGATCCTCATCGTGGGCATCGACGACTTCGCCAATCACATCTGCAACTGCGGCGGCGGATCATCCCAGGTCATCCCCACCTACGAGGTCCCGCCGGCCGAGGGCATGCGCGACGTGCTGGCGGAACAAGGCGCGGACAACGAGGTCGAGGTGTTCACCGTCGCCGACGACATGAGCAACCTGGACGAGGCGGAAGCCGCCGCCGCGGCCGCCGACACGGTCGTCATCATGGCCGGCCTGGTCACCACCGAGAGCGTCGACCAGGAGGACATGAACCTGCCGAAGAACCAGAACCAGTTGATCGAGCGCCTCGCCGAGGCCAACGACCGCACCGTGGTCGTGCTCAAGGACGGCGACCCCGTGCTCATGCCGTGGTTGGACAAGGTCCACACCCTGCTGGAGGCCTTCAACCAGGGGCAGGAGGACGGCCACGCCGTCGCCGACGTGCTCCTCGGCAACCACAATCCTTCGGCGAAGCTGCCCATCAGCTACCCGGCCTCCGAGGACGACACCTGTTACGCGCACAACCCCTCCCGCTACCCGGGCGTCGACGAAGGCGCCGGCTACCCGGTCATGCGCTACTCCGAAGGCCTGGAGATGGGATACCGCTGGCACCAGTCGCAGAACATCACCCCGCTGTTCGAGTTCGGTTACGGGCTGTCCTACACCACCTTCGAACTCGACGACCTGCGGGTGGAACCCACCGACTTGACCAGCGGCGTCAATGCTTCCGGAACGTTGGATATCACCGTGGACGTGACCAACACCGGCGACCAGCCGGGTGCGGAAGTCGTGCAGGTCTACGCCGAGATCCCCGTCAAGGGGCAGCCCCCGCGCAGGCTCATTGGATTCGACAAGGTGCACGTGTCTACCGGGGCCACCGTGGAAGCCAGGATCACGGTGGACCTGGGCTCCTCCTCGCACCCGCTGGGGGTGTGGGACGCCAACGAACAAGCCTTCGTCGTGCGGCCCGGCACCTACACCCTGCACGTCGGCACATCCTCCGGCAACACCCCGCTCACCGCGTCGGGGGAGATTGAGGGGTAA
- a CDS encoding poly(ethylene terephthalate) hydrolase family protein, which produces MSANLKKHLAHLSKRGPHRVLVGDLGYAGIPGKIYTPAEGNGVPGVAFGHDWTKPVAKYHGTLRHLASWGIAVAAPDTERGVVPNHRGFSADLETTLQILGGVKLGQGNVTVSPGKLGVVGHGMGGGAAVLTAANNPKVTAVGAVYPAEVTPSSYTAAGSVTAPGLVIGSSQGEIFGAGNPAKLAYSWAGPVAYRELQNGNQQGFSEDTFFKLFVGLGLPQFSAQETARGLLTGFLLHQLDEEKKYSDFSERRAEAKNVTSLVGADLAERAGVDFTDVTVSGGSTAQGELDDVGR; this is translated from the coding sequence GTGTCTGCGAATCTGAAGAAACACCTGGCCCATCTGTCCAAACGCGGCCCGCACCGCGTTCTCGTCGGCGACCTCGGTTACGCGGGAATTCCGGGCAAAATTTACACCCCTGCGGAGGGAAACGGCGTTCCCGGCGTCGCGTTCGGCCATGACTGGACGAAGCCCGTCGCCAAGTACCACGGCACCCTGCGTCACCTGGCTAGTTGGGGCATCGCCGTCGCCGCGCCGGACACGGAACGCGGCGTCGTGCCGAACCACCGTGGTTTCTCCGCCGACTTGGAGACGACGTTGCAGATTTTAGGCGGGGTGAAACTCGGTCAGGGCAACGTCACCGTCAGCCCCGGCAAGCTGGGCGTGGTGGGCCACGGCATGGGCGGCGGCGCGGCCGTGCTCACTGCGGCGAATAACCCGAAGGTCACCGCGGTAGGCGCCGTCTACCCCGCCGAAGTCACCCCCTCCTCGTACACCGCCGCCGGCTCGGTCACCGCCCCGGGCCTGGTGATCGGATCCTCCCAGGGAGAGATTTTCGGGGCAGGCAACCCCGCCAAGCTCGCCTACAGCTGGGCTGGCCCCGTCGCCTACCGGGAGCTGCAGAACGGCAATCAGCAGGGCTTTTCCGAGGACACCTTCTTTAAGCTTTTCGTCGGCCTCGGCCTCCCGCAGTTCTCCGCCCAGGAAACCGCCCGCGGGCTGTTGACGGGTTTTCTCCTGCACCAGCTCGACGAGGAGAAGAAGTACTCCGACTTCTCGGAACGTCGGGCGGAGGCCAAAAACGTCACCAGCCTCGTCGGCGCCGACCTCGCGGAGCGGGCCGGCGTCGACTTCACCGACGTCACTGTCTCCGGAGGATCGACTGCACAGGGCGAGCTGGACGACGTCGGTCGTTGA
- a CDS encoding cytochrome P450, whose protein sequence is MTITPTAPATSEIDLFSDETLGVNDDAVFAQLRELAPVVYLPKNDAYAITRYDDVRDALANTDVFSSSGVAFNPQMNEVLKGTSLAADPPEHGKLRAVLTDNLSPRALRPLRTVINDKADEMVRDLFSRETFDGMADLAVAFPVSIVLDLIGVQGDLREKILPWGEAAFNLLGPMNQRAQDSFPTAGELFTWTHEEMRGVDLAEGSIGRAIWEAAERGEISHESFGYIVHQILAAGMDTTITTIGNCLVLLGENPEQYAKLREDPTLASSAMAEVIRLRTPAPVFGRKALADVEVAGTLIPAGSQVALCYGSANMDPRKFDDPETFDVTRNPVDHLGFGYGVHGCAGQGLAKLEIQALLLAMTQHVESFAIGEVAARLNNFTRPYASIEVTDIVLAQG, encoded by the coding sequence ATGACGATCACCCCGACAGCCCCCGCCACCTCCGAGATCGACCTGTTCTCCGACGAGACCCTCGGCGTCAACGACGACGCCGTCTTCGCCCAGCTCCGTGAACTCGCCCCCGTCGTCTATCTGCCCAAGAACGACGCCTACGCGATCACCCGCTATGACGACGTCCGCGACGCTCTGGCCAACACCGACGTCTTCTCTTCCTCCGGCGTCGCCTTCAACCCGCAGATGAATGAGGTCCTCAAAGGCACCTCGCTGGCCGCCGACCCGCCGGAGCACGGCAAGCTGCGCGCCGTGCTCACCGACAACCTCTCGCCGCGCGCCCTACGCCCGCTCAGGACGGTCATCAACGACAAGGCCGACGAAATGGTCCGTGACCTCTTCTCACGTGAGACCTTCGACGGGATGGCCGACCTGGCCGTGGCTTTCCCGGTCTCCATCGTCTTGGACCTGATCGGCGTGCAGGGCGATCTGCGCGAGAAGATCCTGCCCTGGGGCGAGGCCGCCTTCAACCTGCTCGGCCCCATGAATCAACGTGCCCAGGACTCCTTTCCCACTGCCGGGGAGTTGTTCACCTGGACCCACGAGGAGATGCGCGGCGTCGACTTGGCCGAAGGCTCCATCGGCCGAGCCATCTGGGAAGCCGCCGAGCGCGGCGAGATCTCGCACGAGTCCTTCGGCTACATCGTCCATCAGATCCTCGCCGCCGGCATGGACACCACCATCACCACCATCGGCAACTGCCTGGTGCTGTTGGGCGAGAACCCGGAGCAGTACGCGAAGCTGCGCGAAGACCCCACCTTGGCGTCCTCCGCCATGGCCGAGGTGATCCGTCTGCGCACCCCCGCCCCGGTCTTCGGCCGCAAGGCGCTGGCCGATGTCGAGGTCGCCGGCACGCTCATCCCGGCCGGATCACAGGTCGCCCTGTGCTACGGCTCCGCCAACATGGACCCGCGCAAGTTCGACGACCCGGAGACCTTCGACGTCACCCGCAACCCCGTCGACCACCTGGGCTTCGGCTACGGCGTCCACGGCTGCGCCGGCCAGGGCCTGGCCAAGCTGGAAATCCAGGCGTTGCTGCTGGCGATGACCCAGCACGTCGAGTCCTTCGCCATCGGCGAGGTCGCCGCCCGGCTGAACAACTTCACCCGCCCCTACGCCTCCATCGAGGTCACGGACATCGTCCTGGCCCAGGGCTGA
- a CDS encoding ferredoxin, whose product MSRIELDRPRCEGHGLCEEAAPQLMHLDDDGELIIDQPEVDDADLQAAQDAVRVCPVAALKLV is encoded by the coding sequence ATGTCCCGCATTGAACTCGACCGCCCCCGCTGCGAAGGCCACGGCCTGTGTGAGGAGGCCGCCCCGCAACTGATGCACCTCGACGACGACGGCGAGCTGATCATCGACCAGCCCGAGGTCGATGACGCCGACCTGCAGGCCGCCCAGGACGCCGTCCGCGTCTGCCCCGTCGCCGCCCTGAAGTTGGTCTAA
- the glmM gene encoding phosphoglucosamine mutase: protein MTRLFGTDGVRGLANQTLTAPLAMRLGAAAAQVLTEGRASDDRRPTAIIGRDPRVSGEMLAAAMAAGMASRGVDVLRVGVVPTPGVAFLTDDYGADMGVMISASHNPMPDNGIKFFSAGGHKLPDSVEDEIERTMGQLKPEGPTGTGVGRVIEEAPDAQDRYVNHLANANIMDLSGIKVVVDTANGAASRIAPKVYAAAGAEVIAIYDQPNAYNINDGCGSTHMDKIQEAVRKHEAHLGLAHDGDADRCLAVDAEGNVVDGDQIMAILAVAMRDAGTLRLNTLVATVMSNLGLKLAMQREGIEMVETQVGDRYVLEELNASGYALGGEQSGHIVVPKYGTTGDGTLTGLKLMSQMALTGKSLQELASVMSVLPQVLINVPVSDKSAILASDKVREAKEQAERDLGDTGRVLLRPSGTEELFRVMVEAAAEEDARKVAGQIAAIVAAV from the coding sequence ATGACTCGACTCTTCGGCACCGACGGGGTTCGCGGACTCGCGAACCAAACTCTGACCGCCCCGCTGGCGATGCGCCTCGGCGCCGCCGCCGCGCAGGTCCTGACCGAGGGGCGGGCGTCCGACGACCGTCGGCCCACCGCGATCATCGGCCGCGACCCGCGCGTCTCCGGGGAAATGCTCGCCGCGGCGATGGCCGCCGGCATGGCCTCCCGCGGCGTGGATGTGCTGCGGGTCGGTGTGGTTCCCACCCCGGGCGTGGCGTTTCTCACCGACGACTACGGCGCCGACATGGGCGTGATGATCTCCGCCTCGCACAACCCCATGCCGGACAACGGCATCAAGTTCTTCTCCGCAGGCGGGCATAAGCTCCCCGACTCCGTGGAAGACGAAATTGAACGCACCATGGGCCAGCTCAAGCCGGAAGGCCCGACCGGCACGGGCGTCGGGCGCGTCATCGAAGAAGCCCCGGACGCCCAGGACCGGTACGTCAACCACCTCGCGAACGCGAACATCATGGACCTGTCGGGCATCAAAGTCGTCGTCGACACCGCCAACGGCGCCGCCTCCCGCATCGCGCCCAAGGTCTACGCGGCCGCCGGCGCCGAGGTCATCGCGATCTACGACCAGCCGAACGCCTACAACATCAACGACGGCTGCGGCTCCACCCACATGGACAAGATCCAAGAGGCGGTCCGCAAACACGAAGCCCACCTCGGCCTCGCGCACGACGGAGACGCCGACCGCTGCCTGGCTGTGGATGCGGAAGGCAACGTCGTGGACGGTGACCAGATCATGGCGATCCTGGCCGTGGCCATGCGCGACGCCGGCACTCTGCGGCTGAACACCCTCGTGGCGACGGTGATGAGCAACCTGGGCCTTAAACTCGCGATGCAGCGGGAAGGCATCGAGATGGTCGAGACCCAGGTCGGCGACCGCTACGTCCTCGAAGAACTCAACGCCTCCGGTTACGCCCTCGGCGGCGAGCAGTCCGGCCACATCGTGGTGCCGAAGTACGGCACCACCGGCGACGGCACCCTCACCGGCCTGAAGCTCATGTCGCAGATGGCGCTGACCGGCAAGTCTCTTCAGGAACTGGCGTCCGTGATGTCCGTCCTGCCGCAGGTGCTGATCAATGTGCCCGTCTCCGACAAATCCGCGATCCTGGCCTCCGATAAGGTCCGTGAGGCCAAGGAACAGGCGGAGCGAGACCTAGGTGACACCGGCCGAGTGCTGCTGCGCCCGTCGGGCACGGAAGAACTCTTCCGCGTCATGGTCGAGGCCGCCGCTGAGGAAGATGCGCGCAAGGTCGCCGGCCAGATCGCCGCTATCGTCGCGGCCGTCTAA
- a CDS encoding NAD(P)/FAD-dependent oxidoreductase, with product MKRIVIVGHGVAGLTAGDTLRRLGFDGTITVIGAETHATYSRPALSKAALAPGEELDVNFLPDPTHGAVQYLGRTAVGLDATARRVRLDDGTTVDYDGLVIATGTHARRFTDSPGEYTLRSLDDAVALKSRLAEAPKVTVVGGGPLGMEIASGALGLGCEVTLVHPGTPMDVHIGPFLAELLTEAAVSHGLTLVDDFVDVVEDTGSGMRVHTRGGVDLDSDVVVSAAGDVPNDDWLADSGLLVDGRLVTDARCRVLGHDDVVAAGDVAWIGGTGGPKRTPVWTAAIEQAKTAAHALLHGDDAAELSFQNYFWTDQWGMNIKLSGPIPNDSEAPEIVKGSLAERSFVAHWPAQGAAASYNIRMPIPRLHKIARSETVGV from the coding sequence ATGAAACGCATCGTCATCGTCGGCCACGGCGTCGCGGGTTTGACCGCCGGCGACACCCTGCGCCGCTTAGGGTTTGACGGCACCATCACCGTCATCGGCGCGGAAACCCATGCGACCTACTCCCGCCCCGCGCTGTCCAAGGCTGCGCTGGCCCCCGGCGAGGAACTCGACGTCAACTTCCTGCCCGACCCCACCCACGGCGCGGTCCAGTACCTCGGCCGCACCGCGGTCGGCCTCGACGCCACGGCCCGCCGTGTGCGCCTCGACGACGGCACGACCGTCGACTACGACGGACTGGTCATCGCCACGGGAACTCACGCCCGCCGCTTCACCGACTCCCCCGGCGAATACACGCTGCGCTCGCTTGACGACGCCGTCGCGCTAAAGAGCCGCCTCGCCGAGGCCCCGAAGGTCACCGTCGTCGGCGGCGGCCCGCTCGGCATGGAGATCGCCTCCGGCGCCCTCGGTCTCGGCTGCGAGGTCACCCTCGTCCACCCCGGCACGCCCATGGACGTCCACATCGGCCCCTTCCTCGCCGAGCTGCTCACCGAGGCCGCGGTGTCTCACGGACTGACCCTGGTCGACGACTTCGTCGACGTCGTCGAGGACACCGGCTCCGGCATGCGCGTCCACACCCGCGGCGGCGTCGACCTCGACTCCGACGTCGTCGTCTCTGCCGCCGGCGACGTCCCGAACGACGACTGGCTCGCCGATTCCGGTTTACTCGTCGACGGCCGCCTGGTCACCGACGCTCGCTGCCGGGTCCTCGGCCACGACGACGTCGTGGCCGCCGGCGACGTCGCCTGGATCGGCGGGACCGGCGGGCCGAAACGCACCCCGGTCTGGACCGCCGCCATCGAACAGGCCAAGACCGCCGCGCACGCCCTCCTACACGGCGACGACGCCGCCGAACTCAGCTTCCAGAACTACTTTTGGACCGACCAGTGGGGCATGAACATCAAGCTCTCCGGCCCCATTCCGAATGACTCGGAAGCACCGGAGATCGTCAAGGGATCGCTCGCGGAGCGCTCCTTCGTCGCCCACTGGCCCGCACAAGGCGCGGCGGCGTCCTACAACATCCGGATGCCGATCCCCCGCCTGCACAAGATCGCCCGCAGCGAGACCGTCGGAGTCTGA
- the glmS gene encoding glutamine--fructose-6-phosphate transaminase (isomerizing) has product MCGIVGYVGNRQGLNLALEALRRMEYRGYDSSGIAVAGSDGLNMVKRAGKLANLEDKIADVGQESLAGTTAIGHTRWATHGRPTDDNAHPHLAYDGKAAVVHNGIIENFAALREELERDGVELVSDTDTEVAAQLLAKAYNEGETAGNFRDSALTVLNRLEGAFTVLFLHEDHPGTVIAARRSTPLIVGVGDGEMFLGSDVAAFIEHTKQAVELGQDSVVVITADDYEILDFDGRPAEGRPFTIDWDLQAAEKGGFDSFMMKEIHEQPAAVRDTLAGHFADGRVFLDENNISETELKSFDQVFVVACGSAYHSGLLAKYAIEHWVRIPVQIEVASEFRYRDPVLDERTLVLAISQSGETADTLEAVRHAKTQGAKVLAVCNTNGSQIPRESDAVLYTHAGPEIGVASTKAFLAQVAANYIVGLALAQAKGTKFPDEIKEIWERLEEIPAQIEQVLETKDDIQSIADTLGAVQTMLFLGRNVGFPVALEGALKLKELAYIHAEGFPAGELKHGPIALIEEDLPVVVVVPSPRGVKLLHSKIVSNIQEIRARGARTIVIAEEGDTAVEPYANWLIRVPQTPSIMQPLLATVPLQFLAADIARACGNDDIDKPRNLAKSVTVE; this is encoded by the coding sequence ATGTGCGGAATCGTTGGATACGTTGGCAATCGCCAGGGCCTGAACCTGGCGCTCGAAGCGCTGCGAAGGATGGAATATCGCGGCTACGACTCGTCCGGTATCGCCGTGGCCGGGAGCGATGGCCTGAACATGGTCAAGCGCGCCGGCAAGCTGGCGAACCTGGAAGACAAAATCGCGGACGTCGGGCAGGAGTCGCTGGCGGGCACCACCGCGATCGGGCACACCCGGTGGGCGACCCACGGTCGCCCGACGGACGACAACGCCCACCCCCACCTCGCCTACGACGGCAAGGCCGCGGTGGTCCACAACGGCATCATCGAGAACTTCGCCGCCCTGCGCGAGGAGTTGGAGCGCGACGGCGTGGAGCTGGTCTCCGACACGGACACCGAGGTCGCCGCCCAACTGCTGGCGAAGGCCTATAACGAGGGGGAGACCGCCGGGAATTTCCGGGACTCCGCGTTGACCGTCCTGAACCGCCTGGAGGGCGCCTTCACGGTGCTTTTCCTCCATGAGGATCACCCGGGCACCGTCATTGCGGCGCGGCGTTCCACGCCGTTGATCGTCGGCGTCGGCGACGGCGAGATGTTTTTGGGCTCCGACGTCGCGGCTTTCATCGAGCACACCAAACAGGCGGTGGAGCTGGGCCAGGACAGCGTCGTGGTGATCACCGCCGACGACTACGAGATCCTCGACTTCGACGGCCGTCCGGCGGAGGGTCGGCCTTTCACCATTGACTGGGATTTGCAGGCCGCGGAGAAAGGTGGCTTCGATTCCTTCATGATGAAGGAGATCCACGAGCAGCCGGCGGCCGTGCGCGACACGTTGGCCGGGCATTTCGCCGATGGCAGGGTGTTCTTGGACGAGAACAACATCTCCGAGACCGAGTTGAAGTCCTTCGACCAGGTCTTCGTGGTGGCCTGTGGCTCGGCGTACCACTCGGGGTTGTTGGCGAAGTACGCCATCGAGCATTGGGTGCGCATCCCGGTGCAGATCGAGGTGGCCTCCGAGTTCCGCTACCGCGACCCGGTCCTGGACGAGCGCACGCTGGTGCTCGCGATCTCGCAGTCCGGCGAGACCGCCGACACGCTGGAGGCGGTGCGGCACGCGAAAACGCAGGGCGCGAAGGTGCTGGCGGTGTGCAACACCAACGGCTCCCAGATTCCGCGCGAGTCGGATGCGGTGTTGTACACGCACGCGGGCCCGGAGATCGGGGTGGCGTCCACGAAGGCGTTTCTGGCGCAGGTGGCGGCGAACTACATCGTCGGCCTGGCCTTGGCGCAGGCGAAGGGCACCAAATTCCCCGATGAGATCAAGGAGATCTGGGAGCGGCTGGAGGAGATCCCCGCCCAGATCGAACAGGTGCTGGAGACCAAGGACGATATCCAGTCCATCGCGGACACCCTCGGCGCGGTCCAGACGATGCTCTTTCTCGGCCGCAACGTCGGTTTCCCCGTGGCGCTGGAGGGCGCGTTGAAGCTCAAGGAGCTGGCTTATATCCACGCGGAGGGGTTCCCGGCCGGCGAACTCAAACACGGCCCGATCGCCTTGATCGAGGAGGATCTCCCGGTCGTGGTGGTCGTCCCGAGCCCGCGCGGGGTGAAGCTGCTGCACTCGAAGATCGTGTCCAACATTCAGGAGATCCGGGCCCGCGGCGCACGCACCATCGTCATCGCCGAAGAGGGCGACACGGCGGTGGAGCCGTACGCGAACTGGTTGATCCGGGTGCCGCAGACGCCGTCGATCATGCAGCCGCTGCTGGCGACGGTGCCGCTGCAGTTTCTGGCCGCCGACATCGCGCGGGCGTGCGGCAACGACGACATCGACAAGCCTCGTAACCTGGCCAAGTCCGTCACCGTGGAATAG
- a CDS encoding LysR family transcriptional regulator, with product MNATRRSLSNVDLNLLVNLEALLEEESVTLAADRVGLSQPAMSHALRRLRKLFGDELLVREGSRNVLTPRARALLAPLRAVLTRTSVLIGGEPFDPATSDRTVTVAATASIAYLIGAPLVDLLQRRAPGMRLRLVSTNDISDAVFTDQRADVLLLAEGYDTEHERERLFDDDWVVISGVEGLREGNVVDLLWQLPHVGVDSPRVPRPYQELRSRGLEVDVSIRVNDYLLVPQLVAGQRRIGLHRRRVIEKMAPGRGIHHVDFPFPLLGLGVDMVWNPWIDDVDFRGWLRDLLVQAVHSSDR from the coding sequence ATGAATGCAACCCGTCGCTCTCTGTCCAACGTCGATCTGAACCTGCTGGTCAACCTGGAGGCGCTGCTCGAGGAGGAGTCCGTGACCCTGGCGGCGGACCGTGTCGGGTTGTCGCAGCCGGCGATGTCGCACGCGTTGCGTCGGCTGCGCAAGCTCTTCGGCGACGAGCTGCTCGTGCGCGAAGGCAGCCGCAACGTGCTCACGCCACGGGCGCGCGCCTTGCTCGCCCCGCTGCGGGCCGTGCTCACGCGCACCTCCGTGCTCATCGGCGGCGAGCCCTTCGACCCGGCCACCAGCGACCGCACCGTCACCGTGGCGGCGACGGCCTCGATCGCATATCTGATCGGGGCCCCGCTGGTCGACCTGTTGCAGCGCCGTGCCCCCGGCATGCGCCTGCGACTGGTGAGCACGAATGACATTTCCGACGCCGTGTTCACCGACCAGCGCGCCGACGTCCTGCTGCTCGCCGAGGGCTACGACACCGAGCATGAACGCGAGCGGCTCTTCGACGACGACTGGGTCGTCATCTCCGGGGTGGAGGGGCTGCGGGAGGGCAACGTCGTCGACCTGCTGTGGCAGTTGCCGCACGTCGGCGTCGACTCGCCGCGCGTGCCCCGGCCGTACCAGGAGCTGCGCAGCCGTGGGCTCGAGGTCGACGTTTCCATCCGGGTCAACGACTATTTGCTCGTCCCGCAGTTGGTGGCCGGACAGCGTCGCATCGGCCTGCACCGGCGACGTGTGATCGAGAAGATGGCGCCGGGGCGAGGTATCCACCACGTCGATTTTCCGTTTCCGTTGCTCGGTCTCGGCGTGGACATGGTGTGGAACCCGTGGATCGACGACGTGGACTTCCGGGGCTGGCTGCGTGATCTGCTCGTCCAGGCGGTGCATTCATCTGATCGATGA